The following proteins are co-located in the Desulfoscipio sp. XC116 genome:
- a CDS encoding HAMP domain-containing sensor histidine kinase yields MFRRKGIALRIAVGYLAVIVLTGLLMSFSFWLLLSRHLEQAARENLWRDAQNLVEMLNDHPEKGFGQNGKMMRRFMTYHMLGRVIQGEYLLVNHRGVVLESSIGDEAAGNVLEPGLLAKLAAGAQEGRITLGQERYVAAARYLGGTAERGGAVVLLTRVEGLEEIKQELLIIALISLALPLLAALGITWLLARRISRPLDLLKEKAQRVARRNFGWRVPVDTGDEIGELGQAINAMDEQLAEYDRVQRQFFQNASHELKSPLMSIQGYAEGVRDGVFKGVEAEHALEVIVRETGRLKKIVEELVYLGKLESASEVYNFEDTEISEVLEQTIQVQQVLALDKDIKLELGDCPDVHLWADGEKLVRVFINLIANAVRHAFSRVSVQAAVQGETLRVTVRDDGPGFTDEDLRRLWERFYKGPRGGSGLGLPIARAIVEEHGGAIRADNAASGGAEIVVVLPLTNN; encoded by the coding sequence ATGTTTAGACGCAAAGGTATTGCCTTGCGCATTGCTGTGGGATATCTGGCAGTAATAGTGCTAACCGGTCTGCTAATGAGTTTTTCTTTCTGGTTATTGCTCAGCCGGCATCTTGAACAGGCAGCCCGGGAAAATTTATGGCGGGATGCGCAAAACCTGGTTGAAATGTTAAATGATCATCCGGAAAAGGGATTCGGACAAAATGGTAAGATGATGCGCCGGTTTATGACCTATCATATGCTGGGCCGGGTTATTCAGGGGGAATATCTGCTGGTAAACCACCGGGGGGTGGTGCTGGAAAGCAGTATCGGCGATGAGGCCGCAGGCAACGTATTGGAGCCGGGGTTGTTGGCGAAGCTGGCTGCAGGTGCTCAAGAAGGCCGGATTACCTTGGGGCAGGAACGTTATGTGGCGGCGGCTCGTTATCTGGGCGGAACAGCCGAGCGGGGCGGCGCGGTTGTGCTGCTTACCCGGGTGGAAGGTCTGGAGGAAATTAAACAAGAATTGCTTATTATCGCTTTAATTAGTCTGGCCTTGCCTTTACTGGCGGCTTTGGGTATTACTTGGCTATTGGCCCGGCGTATTTCACGACCGCTGGATTTGCTTAAGGAAAAAGCACAGCGTGTGGCCAGGCGTAATTTTGGCTGGCGTGTTCCGGTGGACACAGGCGATGAAATTGGCGAACTGGGTCAGGCTATTAACGCTATGGACGAACAGCTGGCGGAATACGATCGGGTACAGAGACAATTTTTTCAAAATGCTTCTCATGAGCTAAAAAGTCCGCTGATGTCCATCCAGGGGTATGCCGAAGGGGTGCGTGACGGCGTTTTCAAGGGTGTGGAGGCCGAGCATGCTTTGGAGGTTATCGTGCGGGAAACCGGGCGGTTAAAAAAAATAGTAGAGGAATTAGTTTATCTTGGCAAGCTGGAAAGCGCCTCGGAGGTATATAATTTCGAAGATACCGAGATAAGTGAGGTGTTGGAGCAGACGATCCAAGTACAGCAGGTACTGGCCCTGGATAAAGACATCAAACTGGAGCTGGGTGATTGTCCTGACGTACACTTGTGGGCGGATGGTGAAAAACTGGTACGGGTTTTTATTAATCTAATAGCCAATGCGGTACGCCATGCCTTCTCCCGAGTCTCTGTACAAGCCGCGGTGCAAGGTGAAACGCTGCGGGTGACGGTGCGGGATGACGGACCGGGATTTACCGATGAGGACTTGCGCCGCCTGTGGGAACGATTTTATAAAGGCCCCCGGGGCGGCAGCGGGCTGGGATTGCCTATTGCCAGGGCTATTGTTGAAGAGCACGGGGGCGCTATCCGGGCCGACAATGCCGCATCCGGCGGTGCGGAAATAGTAGTTGTGCTGCCGCTCACCAATAATTAA
- a CDS encoding AMP-binding protein → MKKLDNQITIGELLDLSAGRFPHNEAVVYPDSSIRYTYRQFQQQCNRVAKSLMALGIKRGEHVALLAANIPEWVVLQFACGKMGAILTSVNTNYKVFELEYLLRQSDATTLIFSSGIKDSNYVDMVYELCPELRDSMPGRLNCKRLPKLKNLVYIGNESQPGIFDWQDVLAMGEGITDEELMARQSSLDPDDVINMQYTSGTTGFPKGVMLTHNNLVGNGYSVGECMSFGPDDRLCIPVPLFHCFGCVLGTLACVSHATTMVMIEAFNPVKVLEAVEKERCTALHGVPTMFITELEVLERQPYNTSSLRTGIMAGAPCPIEVMKAVVEKMGMREIVITYGQTEAAPGITMTHTDDPLEIRVSTVGKALEGVEVKIVDPESGDEMPFGAQGEICARGYNVMKGYYKMPEATAAAIDNKGWLHTGDLGIMDENGYLRITGRIKDMIIRGGENIYPREIEEFLYTHPQIKDVQVVGVPSEKYGEEVMAFIQLKEEVTMSAEDIKKYCSGKIARYKIPSHIHFVNGYPTTANGKVQKFKLREIGIKELSRYENAANPA, encoded by the coding sequence ATGAAGAAACTTGACAATCAAATTACCATTGGGGAACTGCTGGATTTATCCGCGGGCAGGTTCCCCCATAATGAAGCGGTGGTTTATCCGGACAGCAGTATCAGATACACATATCGGCAGTTTCAGCAGCAATGCAACCGGGTGGCTAAATCATTGATGGCTCTGGGTATCAAAAGGGGTGAGCATGTTGCTCTTTTGGCGGCCAACATACCGGAATGGGTCGTGCTTCAATTTGCCTGCGGCAAAATGGGAGCGATATTAACGTCGGTAAATACTAATTATAAAGTGTTTGAATTGGAATACTTGCTCCGGCAATCCGATGCCACCACTTTAATTTTTTCCAGCGGTATCAAAGATTCAAATTACGTTGATATGGTATATGAACTGTGCCCGGAATTGCGGGACAGTATGCCTGGCCGTTTGAATTGCAAAAGATTGCCGAAGTTGAAAAACCTGGTATACATTGGTAACGAAAGCCAGCCCGGCATTTTTGACTGGCAGGATGTGCTGGCCATGGGCGAGGGGATTACTGACGAGGAACTGATGGCCAGGCAATCATCTCTGGACCCTGACGATGTTATTAATATGCAGTATACTTCGGGAACTACCGGTTTTCCCAAGGGAGTTATGCTGACTCATAATAACCTGGTAGGGAATGGCTATAGTGTTGGTGAATGCATGAGTTTTGGTCCTGATGACCGCCTGTGCATTCCTGTGCCTTTGTTCCACTGCTTTGGTTGTGTGTTGGGCACTTTGGCCTGTGTTTCCCATGCGACCACTATGGTCATGATAGAAGCATTCAACCCCGTGAAAGTCCTGGAAGCGGTGGAAAAGGAGCGGTGTACGGCGCTGCATGGGGTGCCCACCATGTTTATTACCGAGTTGGAAGTGCTCGAGAGACAGCCTTACAATACGTCTTCCTTACGTACCGGTATTATGGCGGGGGCTCCCTGCCCTATTGAAGTGATGAAGGCCGTTGTGGAGAAAATGGGGATGCGGGAAATAGTAATTACCTATGGCCAAACCGAGGCGGCACCCGGCATTACCATGACTCATACCGACGATCCGCTTGAAATAAGAGTATCCACGGTGGGTAAAGCGCTGGAAGGGGTCGAAGTAAAGATTGTCGACCCGGAAAGCGGCGATGAAATGCCGTTCGGGGCTCAGGGTGAAATCTGCGCCCGTGGTTACAATGTTATGAAGGGATATTACAAAATGCCCGAGGCCACGGCCGCGGCCATTGATAACAAGGGGTGGCTGCATACCGGTGACCTGGGTATTATGGATGAAAACGGTTATCTTAGAATAACCGGCAGGATTAAAGACATGATCATTCGGGGCGGCGAAAATATTTATCCCCGTGAAATTGAGGAATTTTTATACACCCACCCGCAGATTAAAGATGTGCAAGTGGTGGGTGTGCCCAGTGAAAAATACGGGGAAGAGGTTATGGCCTTTATTCAGTTAAAGGAAGAGGTCACTATGAGCGCTGAAGACATTAAAAAGTATTGTTCCGGCAAGATTGCCCGTTATAAGATACCGTCCCATATTCACTTTGTTAACGGTTACCCAACTACCGCCAACGGTAAGGTGCAGAAGTTTAAATTGAGGGAAATAGGCATCAAGGAGCTGTCTCGCTACGAAAATGCGGCTAATCCGGCTTAA
- a CDS encoding response regulator transcription factor — translation MKRIYVVDDDANIAKIINKYLDREGFSVSVFYDAGSLLTALEHGLPDMFILDIMMPGMDGFELCKEIRRRGDVPVIFVSARGEEVDRVLGLELGGDDYLTKPFSPRELVARVRTVLRRAGIARTVVEEQEVRVGDLVVYPGRREAVAGTESLELTVKELDLLLLLAKNAGQALSREQILDRVWGYDYVGDNRAVDDVVKRLRRKMKNNGARIRISTVWGYGYKINV, via the coding sequence TTGAAAAGAATTTATGTCGTGGACGATGATGCCAATATAGCGAAAATAATAAATAAGTACCTGGATCGCGAAGGTTTTTCCGTCAGTGTTTTTTACGACGCCGGCAGTCTGCTGACGGCACTGGAGCATGGGTTGCCCGACATGTTTATACTGGACATTATGATGCCGGGGATGGATGGCTTTGAGCTATGCAAGGAAATCCGCCGTCGGGGAGATGTGCCTGTGATATTTGTTTCGGCCCGTGGCGAGGAGGTGGACCGTGTACTGGGATTGGAGCTGGGTGGGGACGACTACCTGACCAAACCGTTTTCTCCCCGGGAATTGGTGGCCCGGGTACGCACTGTACTGCGCCGGGCTGGCATTGCCCGGACGGTGGTTGAGGAACAGGAAGTGCGGGTGGGTGATTTGGTGGTTTACCCGGGTCGCCGGGAAGCTGTTGCCGGGACGGAGTCATTGGAATTAACAGTCAAGGAGCTTGATTTACTGCTGTTGCTGGCAAAAAACGCAGGTCAGGCGTTAAGCCGCGAGCAGATTCTGGACCGGGTATGGGGCTATGATTATGTGGGAGATAATCGTGCAGTGGATGACGTGGTTAAACGTCTGCGTCGCAAAATGAAAAATAATGGGGCACGGATCAGGATTAGCACGGTCTGGGGTTACGGGTATAAAATTAATGTTTAG
- a CDS encoding AAA family ATPase produces MDKIDLLLPDGSTYQIDNKPGLTYIIGPNGTGKSYALKRFARQNLEEALYILPTRDDVRRNLTPVVRQEEDEFFREWLAYDQICRYWSRAVKQPGLLALAFSFLERLGVPQRVSVSVEDGGVKFCMSAEDGCQLAAHEAPGLINLPVLGIAVYDPERKLVIIDEPEQSLHPQAQHIFVQVLREVARLQEKHFILITHSPSMVDLRSAEDLARVLFFRRPKNYLAERKVFQISYEDAVQYTDLLPSLTTYKREVLFADKVILVEGQHDRDVLTALIESGGFRVSLARTGVLPLGGVGYMARYTAFFKEIGVKPFVICDRDVVYPTSAIRWHCGRMEGNSFDWRGWLSLSKAKAHARGLAVANSADRPNLQPAEFDTLDRLAGAVRRLMKKALERVDEFKDELLSVASMGGLLDELQKKYALEGDYREYRAYHLMLTVALSHADWLYSPAADIFDQLREAYDQLEKQADRLDILILRSGRLEDIYRHSGRLDWSKTEKSLREAADIRSYYRGRLEQVDKDYPELIEPLIRKRFIMRMNNGIPHEASAVLSGKVHEIYDFLFGAGELAERIQRLESSGRLEEISSGARVVAYDIQASPAVVTLEIPLLKGYLSPDGRITLKAGVRPEIFNLLYKGPVK; encoded by the coding sequence TTGGATAAAATTGATTTATTATTGCCCGACGGCAGTACATACCAAATAGACAATAAGCCGGGCCTTACTTATATCATTGGGCCCAACGGCACCGGCAAGTCTTATGCCTTAAAAAGATTTGCCCGGCAAAATCTTGAAGAAGCGCTGTACATACTGCCCACCCGGGACGATGTCCGGCGTAATTTAACGCCGGTGGTGCGGCAGGAGGAAGATGAGTTTTTCCGGGAATGGCTGGCTTATGATCAGATTTGCCGGTATTGGAGCCGGGCGGTTAAACAGCCCGGCCTTTTGGCTCTGGCTTTTTCTTTTTTGGAAAGGTTGGGCGTGCCGCAGCGGGTATCGGTTAGCGTGGAAGACGGTGGAGTTAAGTTCTGTATGTCCGCTGAAGATGGCTGTCAGTTGGCTGCTCATGAAGCCCCGGGGTTGATCAACCTGCCTGTGCTGGGCATTGCGGTTTATGATCCCGAACGTAAGCTGGTGATTATTGATGAGCCTGAACAGTCCCTGCACCCCCAGGCGCAGCACATTTTTGTGCAGGTTTTGCGTGAGGTGGCCCGGCTGCAGGAAAAACACTTTATTTTAATCACCCACTCGCCTTCCATGGTGGATTTGCGCAGTGCCGAGGATCTGGCCAGGGTATTGTTTTTTCGGCGTCCCAAAAACTATTTGGCGGAGCGCAAAGTTTTTCAGATAAGCTATGAAGATGCGGTGCAATATACTGATTTGCTGCCCAGTTTAACCACTTATAAGCGGGAAGTGCTGTTTGCCGACAAAGTAATTTTAGTGGAAGGGCAGCACGATCGTGATGTATTAACGGCGCTGATTGAATCAGGCGGTTTCAGGGTTTCTCTGGCGCGCACCGGCGTGCTGCCTTTGGGCGGGGTTGGTTATATGGCCAGGTACACTGCCTTTTTTAAAGAGATAGGCGTCAAACCGTTTGTAATTTGCGATCGGGATGTAGTATACCCCACGTCGGCCATTCGCTGGCACTGTGGGCGCATGGAAGGAAATAGTTTTGACTGGCGGGGATGGCTCAGCCTATCCAAGGCGAAAGCCCACGCCCGAGGTTTGGCGGTTGCGAACTCCGCTGACAGGCCCAATTTACAGCCGGCCGAATTTGATACTTTGGACCGCCTGGCCGGGGCCGTGCGGCGTTTGATGAAAAAAGCACTGGAGCGGGTGGACGAGTTTAAAGATGAACTGTTGTCGGTGGCGTCAATGGGTGGTTTGTTGGACGAACTGCAAAAAAAATACGCCTTGGAGGGGGATTATCGTGAATATAGGGCTTACCACCTGATGTTGACTGTGGCATTAAGTCATGCGGATTGGTTGTATTCACCGGCGGCGGATATTTTCGATCAATTGCGGGAGGCTTACGATCAGTTGGAAAAACAGGCTGACCGCCTGGATATTCTAATTTTACGTTCCGGCCGCCTGGAGGATATTTACCGGCATAGCGGACGCTTGGATTGGTCTAAAACAGAAAAGTCGCTGCGTGAGGCGGCGGATATACGCAGCTATTACCGGGGCAGGCTGGAACAGGTGGACAAGGATTACCCGGAATTAATTGAGCCGCTGATTAGAAAGCGGTTTATTATGCGTATGAATAACGGTATACCGCATGAAGCTTCCGCGGTGCTGTCGGGGAAAGTCCACGAAATTTACGATTTTTTATTCGGGGCGGGGGAGTTGGCCGAGCGCATCCAGCGTTTGGAAAGTAGTGGCAGACTGGAGGAAATTTCCTCCGGGGCACGGGTGGTCGCATATGATATTCAGGCGAGTCCTGCGGTGGTAACCCTGGAGATACCCCTGCTTAAAGGATATCTATCGCCCGATGGCCGCATCACCTTAAAAGCCGGTGTTCGGCCGGAGATATTTAATTTGTTATACAAAGGTCCGGTGAAATAA
- a CDS encoding ferrous iron transport protein A: MMSLAKGMLNTPYTVNYVNTEHEDIRDFLFTLGCYPGEKVTIISKLASNYIINIKNARYSIDEDLAKAIMI, translated from the coding sequence ATGATGTCATTAGCAAAAGGAATGTTAAATACACCCTATACAGTAAATTATGTCAACACCGAGCATGAAGATATTCGCGATTTTTTATTTACGCTTGGTTGTTATCCCGGTGAAAAAGTAACTATTATTTCAAAATTAGCATCCAACTATATAATTAACATCAAAAACGCAAGGTACAGTATAGATGAGGATTTAGCAAAAGCCATTATGATCTAA
- a CDS encoding mechanosensitive ion channel family protein yields MLKEQWQLIISGIWDRFTPERIQTLLTDLIASAVVLAATYLIIKILSHILDRTLKETNHQPDIVSRPGGTAPPEDESDGQQRPISDNFIRSARAFLKTLLFYGGYFIAGIIILEIFNFKIISADDLKSLGARLLKIIGVFLGAKLTINLGQLAIKQIFANRIKDNFMENRRAQTLEVLLRSVLTYIIFFLAGLMILEIFSVNTSAILASAGILGLAIGFGAQNLVKDIISGFFILFEDQFNVGDFVETAGVVGTVEEIGLRTCKIREWTGQLHVIPNGEITRVTNYNRGQMMAVVTVGIAYEEDIDQALEVLRQECASAASDMDAILDMPQVQGVTDLAESSVNIRTIAPTVAGEQWAVERELRRRFKYALERAGIEIPYPKRVLYQRNAEGHQLTITQD; encoded by the coding sequence GTGTTAAAAGAGCAATGGCAGTTAATCATAAGCGGTATATGGGACCGGTTCACACCCGAGAGGATACAAACACTCCTGACGGACCTGATAGCCTCGGCTGTGGTATTGGCCGCCACATATTTAATAATTAAGATTCTATCACATATACTGGACCGCACTTTAAAGGAAACAAATCACCAGCCCGACATAGTCAGCCGGCCCGGGGGGACTGCCCCGCCCGAAGACGAATCGGACGGCCAGCAGCGCCCCATTTCCGATAACTTTATTCGCTCGGCGCGCGCTTTTCTTAAAACACTGCTTTTCTACGGGGGATATTTTATCGCCGGCATTATTATCCTGGAAATATTCAATTTTAAAATAATCTCCGCCGATGATTTAAAATCACTGGGGGCCAGGTTATTAAAAATTATTGGCGTGTTTTTGGGAGCCAAGTTAACAATTAACCTGGGACAGCTGGCTATAAAACAAATTTTTGCCAATCGCATTAAAGACAATTTTATGGAAAACCGCCGGGCCCAGACATTGGAAGTATTGTTGCGCAGCGTACTAACTTATATTATATTTTTCCTGGCCGGTTTAATGATCCTGGAGATATTTAGCGTCAACACCAGTGCCATACTGGCCAGCGCGGGGATACTGGGACTGGCCATAGGCTTTGGCGCCCAGAACCTGGTAAAAGATATTATCAGCGGCTTTTTTATTCTATTCGAGGATCAGTTCAACGTGGGAGATTTTGTGGAAACTGCCGGAGTGGTGGGCACAGTGGAGGAAATTGGGCTGCGCACCTGTAAAATTCGGGAGTGGACGGGACAACTGCATGTCATCCCCAACGGTGAGATTACCCGGGTAACCAATTACAACCGGGGACAAATGATGGCTGTGGTGACGGTAGGCATCGCATACGAAGAAGATATCGACCAGGCCCTTGAAGTATTGCGGCAGGAATGCGCGTCTGCCGCAAGCGATATGGATGCTATTTTAGACATGCCCCAGGTTCAAGGGGTTACCGATCTGGCTGAGTCATCGGTAAACATTCGCACCATTGCCCCCACTGTAGCGGGTGAGCAATGGGCAGTGGAAAGGGAACTGCGCCGCCGCTTTAAGTACGCCCTGGAGCGGGCGGGCATAGAAATCCCCTATCCCAAACGGGTACTTTACCAGAGGAATGCAGAGGGGCACCAGCTTACGATTACGCAGGATTAA
- the yqeK gene encoding bis(5'-nucleosyl)-tetraphosphatase (symmetrical) YqeK translates to MQYKYYLKCLKGMLSDKRLRHSLKVSNTAVRLAELYGADCEKAALAGLLHDCARDLPNDELLTLARHNRVPVDSIDEARPVLLHASVGALLAKRQFSVRDEAVLQAIALHTLGDETMTLLDKIVFVADKVEPDRSFPGVGELREIARRNLDRALLCCFDAAIMLSVRNGDLIHPRAVRARNGIRLKMG, encoded by the coding sequence ATGCAATATAAGTATTATTTGAAGTGTTTAAAGGGCATGCTTAGTGATAAAAGACTTCGGCATTCATTGAAGGTTAGCAATACCGCGGTCAGGTTGGCCGAGCTGTACGGTGCCGACTGTGAAAAGGCCGCATTGGCGGGTTTGCTGCATGATTGCGCGAGGGATCTGCCAAATGATGAACTACTGACTTTAGCCCGCCACAACCGTGTGCCTGTCGATAGTATTGATGAGGCCAGGCCGGTGCTTTTGCACGCTTCAGTGGGAGCACTGTTGGCTAAACGCCAATTTAGCGTGCGGGACGAAGCTGTGCTCCAAGCTATTGCTTTACATACATTGGGTGATGAAACGATGACTTTACTGGATAAGATAGTATTTGTTGCGGATAAAGTGGAACCGGACCGTAGCTTTCCGGGGGTGGGGGAACTGCGTGAAATCGCGCGGCGGAATCTGGACCGGGCTTTACTGTGCTGTTTTGACGCTGCTATTATGTTATCCGTGCGCAATGGTGACTTAATTCATCCCAGGGCTGTGCGGGCCCGCAATGGGATAAGACTTAAAATGGGGTAA
- the rsfS gene encoding ribosome silencing factor yields the protein MINEPDVLVRLAVEAAEGKRAMDITVLNIGGVSVVAEYFIICSSRSPVHARAIADAVEEHLRQHGAGQPRREGFKTAQWVLLDYGSVVIHVFQEEQRRFYNLEHLWGDARIIKSPLSM from the coding sequence TTGATAAATGAACCTGATGTTCTTGTGCGGTTGGCTGTTGAAGCGGCGGAAGGGAAAAGGGCCATGGATATTACCGTGTTAAACATTGGCGGTGTTTCCGTAGTGGCTGAATACTTTATTATTTGCAGCAGCAGGTCACCGGTGCATGCCCGGGCCATTGCCGATGCAGTTGAAGAACACTTGCGGCAGCACGGCGCCGGTCAACCACGCAGGGAAGGGTTCAAGACGGCGCAATGGGTTTTGTTGGATTACGGCTCAGTGGTAATACACGTTTTTCAGGAGGAACAACGCCGTTTTTATAATCTGGAGCACTTATGGGGGGACGCTCGGATAATAAAATCCCCGTTAAGTATGTAA
- the leuS gene encoding leucine--tRNA ligase, whose amino-acid sequence MKDRYEFKEIETKWQQKWAEQNMYAVPDFGDKPQYYCLEMFPYPSGKLHMGHVRNYSIGDVVARFKTMQGFNVLHPMGWDAFGLPAENAAIKHGALHPAQWTKDNIDSMRAQLKQLGISYDWNREVATCHPGYYKWTQWLFLQLYHHGLAYKKKSAVNWCPSCATVLANEQVKEGACERCSSVVEKRELEQWFFKITSYADRLLADLKKLGGWPDKVKIMQENWIGRSEGAEIKFQIDGADETITVFTTRPDTIYGVTYMVLAPEHPLVEKLIEGKPQAGKIREFVQNVRNLSELARTSTDAEKIGLLTGAYCINPANGEKVPVLVANYVLLEYGTGAVMGVPAHDQRDFEFARKYNLPIRVVIQPEGVTLDAAVMTEAYDGEGLMVNSGPFNGTPNRRGITAVIKYLQEQGLGDGRINYRLRDWLISRQRYWGAPIPIIYCAKCGVVPVPDKDLPVMLPMDVAFKPTGRSPLEEHADFVNTTCPACGGPARRETDTMDTFMCSSWYYYRYTSPRDDANAWDPDNVRRWLPVDQYIGGVEHAILHLLYSRFFTKVLYDLKLVDNDEPFTNLLTQGMVLKDGTKMSKSKGNVVSPEDIVAAYGADTARLFILFASPPERDLEWSDQGVEGCYRFLNRVWRLVAPLSDVLAKGAARDKGTNLVGVNKDMLRMTHLAIKKVSEDVGNRFNFNTAVSAIMELVNAMYQYREVSECDRDTGVLREAVETLLLLLAPFAPHITEELWSLTGHEGSIHARPWPQYDPEAVIEDEITIVVQINGKVRERMLVPAGIKPDAMREMVMQQEKVRELIGDKKVVKVIPVPGKLVNIVVK is encoded by the coding sequence ATGAAGGACCGCTATGAATTTAAGGAAATAGAAACAAAGTGGCAGCAAAAATGGGCGGAGCAGAATATGTATGCCGTGCCCGACTTTGGCGATAAACCCCAGTACTACTGTCTGGAGATGTTTCCCTACCCTTCGGGAAAACTGCACATGGGCCATGTGCGTAATTATTCCATTGGTGACGTGGTGGCCAGGTTTAAAACGATGCAAGGCTTTAATGTGCTGCACCCCATGGGGTGGGACGCTTTCGGTTTGCCGGCGGAGAACGCGGCCATAAAGCATGGAGCACTGCACCCGGCCCAGTGGACCAAGGATAATATTGACTCCATGCGGGCCCAGCTTAAGCAGTTGGGTATCAGTTACGACTGGAACCGGGAGGTGGCTACTTGCCATCCCGGTTATTATAAGTGGACACAATGGCTGTTTTTGCAGCTTTATCACCATGGGCTGGCCTATAAAAAGAAATCCGCCGTGAACTGGTGTCCCTCCTGCGCTACGGTGCTGGCCAACGAGCAGGTTAAAGAAGGTGCTTGCGAGCGTTGTTCCAGCGTTGTGGAGAAAAGGGAACTGGAGCAGTGGTTTTTTAAGATTACCAGCTATGCCGACCGTTTGCTGGCTGATCTGAAAAAATTGGGCGGCTGGCCGGATAAAGTTAAAATTATGCAGGAAAATTGGATTGGGCGCAGTGAAGGGGCCGAGATTAAATTTCAAATCGATGGCGCCGATGAAACCATTACTGTTTTCACTACCCGTCCGGATACTATCTATGGTGTTACTTATATGGTACTGGCACCGGAGCATCCATTGGTGGAAAAATTAATTGAAGGTAAACCCCAGGCCGGGAAAATCAGAGAATTCGTACAAAACGTGCGTAATTTAAGTGAACTGGCCCGTACTTCCACCGATGCTGAAAAAATCGGCTTGCTGACCGGTGCTTACTGCATTAATCCGGCAAACGGAGAAAAAGTGCCTGTTTTGGTGGCCAATTACGTGCTGTTGGAATACGGCACCGGTGCTGTTATGGGGGTGCCGGCCCACGACCAGCGGGACTTTGAGTTTGCCCGCAAGTATAACCTGCCCATCCGGGTGGTCATCCAGCCCGAAGGAGTTACGCTGGATGCTGCCGTGATGACAGAAGCTTACGACGGCGAAGGGTTAATGGTCAATTCCGGGCCGTTTAACGGTACACCGAACCGGCGGGGCATCACCGCTGTGATAAAATATTTGCAGGAACAAGGACTGGGTGACGGCCGAATTAACTATCGGCTGCGGGACTGGCTTATTTCCCGTCAGCGTTACTGGGGTGCGCCTATTCCTATTATTTATTGCGCTAAGTGCGGTGTGGTGCCGGTACCCGATAAGGATTTGCCTGTCATGCTGCCCATGGATGTGGCCTTTAAGCCTACCGGCCGTTCTCCGCTGGAGGAGCATGCGGACTTTGTTAATACCACATGTCCTGCTTGCGGCGGCCCGGCTCGCCGGGAAACCGACACCATGGATACTTTTATGTGTTCTTCCTGGTATTATTACCGCTACACCAGTCCCCGGGATGATGCCAATGCCTGGGATCCTGACAATGTAAGGCGGTGGCTGCCGGTGGATCAGTACATCGGTGGTGTGGAGCATGCTATTTTGCATTTGTTGTACAGCCGATTTTTCACCAAGGTGCTTTATGACCTGAAATTGGTTGATAATGATGAACCGTTTACCAATCTGCTTACTCAGGGCATGGTACTCAAAGACGGGACCAAGATGAGCAAGTCCAAGGGCAACGTGGTAAGTCCGGAGGATATCGTGGCCGCATATGGCGCCGACACGGCCCGGCTGTTTATTTTGTTTGCTTCTCCCCCCGAGCGTGATTTAGAGTGGAGCGACCAGGGAGTTGAGGGCTGTTACCGTTTCTTAAATCGGGTGTGGCGTTTGGTTGCACCCTTAAGCGATGTGCTGGCTAAAGGCGCAGCCCGGGACAAGGGTACTAATCTTGTGGGAGTTAACAAAGACATGCTCCGGATGACGCATCTGGCTATTAAAAAGGTATCGGAGGATGTGGGTAACCGGTTTAATTTTAATACCGCGGTGAGTGCCATCATGGAACTGGTAAACGCCATGTACCAGTACCGGGAGGTGTCCGAATGCGATCGTGATACCGGGGTTTTGCGCGAGGCGGTGGAAACTTTGCTGTTGCTACTGGCTCCCTTTGCTCCCCATATCACTGAGGAGTTATGGAGCTTAACCGGACATGAAGGCAGTATTCATGCCCGGCCCTGGCCACAATATGATCCTGAAGCTGTTATAGAAGATGAAATTACTATTGTGGTGCAGATTAACGGCAAGGTGCGTGAACGCATGCTGGTGCCTGCCGGTATTAAGCCCGACGCTATGCGTGAAATGGTTATGCAGCAGGAAAAAGTACGGGAACTGATCGGTGATAAAAAGGTGGTTAAAGTGATACCGGTGCCCGGTAAATTGGTGAATATTGTGGTTAAATAA